TGTGGCGATCGCGCGGACCATGTAGTGCTAAAGAACTGCTTTTTTGGAGAACCGGAAAAGTTCAGCCGCTTTGACCAGAGCAAAACGAAGGAGCTAGTGCTGCAAACAGGTGGGGTAATTCTCAACTTTCCCGACCTGTACGACAGCACTTACGACGTACTAGACGATAAAAACCTGACCTTCAGTGGTGCCTTACAACCTGAGAGTGGATTGCCGATGGCCGATCGCCATCGAGTGAGAGTGTTTTTAGATGAAGCTGAAGCAGAATTTCTCGAAGCTGCGGAGTTTTTAGGGTTGGCCTAGAGATCAGCAGAGTAACACGGGATTCAGGGTGCGACTACATTGCTTTTGAGCTTGGAAGTGAGGTAGCTCAATCTGACAACTCTTGACTCAATTGGGTATCCATAATGGCTAGCAGCACTCCTGACAGTAACGGTAACCACAAGCCGATTCTCACGGGGAATACGGTTCTCGACAAACTGCTCAACCAACTGGAAAAAGGCGATCGCGAGTTCATCTTGCGCTTAATGGCAGAGTTGGGCATCCCGACCAACGACCCGATGCACCCCTTCTTAGTGGCGTTGCAATACTACGTCCAGATTCTCCGAGAGATTCCAGCCGCAATGAAATCAGCAGCGGATGAATCGTTCCGCAAGGCTGCCACAATCTATGGCACCATCCAATCCAATTTGAATCACTCGGTGGCTCGAATTGAAAGCATTCGGTTGCAGTGGGGGGAAGACACCAAAGCCCTGCTGCCTGAGTTCAGGTCTACCTTTAATATTGCTTTCGACCAAGCCATTCAGTCAGCGGATGTAGTACTGAAAAAGAAGGTGGAGGCGTACCGTCAAGAGATTAATCAGATTAACGCCACCGCTTCACAGGACTGGAGCCAGGAGCTTGTTCGCACTCGAAATCTCTATCTGCAAGATGTTTTCTGGCAGGGGTTGGTTTGGGCCAGTAGTGCTACAGCGATCGCTTTGGTGGTAGTGGCAGGGTCAGCTTACTGGCTAGGGACTCAGCAAGGACGGGCGATCGCTGCCCAAGAGTTTGGTAACGAGGACTGGTACACCATCAGTCAGCAGTTGATTAACCGAGCAGATAATAAGCAACGGTTGCTTCGTTGCAACGAAGACCGCAACGCAAAATGTACCCTCTGGATAGAAAACCCACCGCAACAGTAGGGGAACGACGCAACCTTTTCACCGTTGTTCTTACTTGCCCCCATTCTTTGGTTTAGGTACTGGAGGGCGATCGCCAGGTTGGACGCTTCACTTCATTGAACGTGCAAGCCGCTATTGGCTCAATGCTCAAGCGGGACAAAAAAACACTGCCTTATTTGAGCAAGGAATCCAGAAGGCCTGACAGTGGGCGAAACCTGCTGAGTTTATTCGGTGGTTTACCGATGGAGAACGACGCTATGGCATAGCTTTATGGCAGCTTGCCAGTGCCCATCTCAAAGCGGGGGAAGTTCACCCAGCTTATGAGCGACGCAAAGTCTGGCGGCAAGGTTTAGAGGTGGCCGTGAAGATTAAAAGCTCTCAAGGACGTAAGCGAGTAGAGTGCGTCTAGGTGGAGCATCCCTTTACCGCATTCAGCCCTGTGCATGAAGTTCATGCCAATCACAATGAAGCCTAAAATAGTGCCTTAAGAAGACGTGCGAGTGCTGATCGCAGACAGCAGAATATGTATGCCAAACGAGTCGAGGGGTTGCAACGAGTGCTAGACGTTTAGCAATTGGTGCATAATTGGGTGCGACCACACTGGGGACTGGGGAAAAATAGGACTCCGGCAACACCAATGGGATACTGTGGCCGTCCCCTTTCTATGGATGAGATCCTAACCAGTCGTGGGTTTCATTGCCTCACCCCTTAAAAAACTAGTGCTGTTACTTCAACTGGATTTGGGTAGCATAGCCGCATCGTTAATACTGCTCGTTGAGCAGCAGTATTAACGATGCGATCATGGAATTGGCACGACATTTATACATACTTGTTCCTCTTCCATCACCCCTGCTAGAGAATAGCGAGTCGTCTCTGAAAAACTGCCTTAAGTTCCACTAAAGACATGATCGATCCTCAGCCCTATCTTTACCTTGCTTTTTCTATAGCCGATGCAGATTCAGTTCAACATGTTTCGACCACTGGGTTGAAATATTTAACAGGAGGAATTGCCCAAATCTCCTGATTTAATAGGATTGGCAGGTTCTGAGCAAGCGGCATGCAGATTATTGTGATTGGCAGTGGTTTTGGTGGACTGTCGGCTGCCATCCGGCTACAGGCGCAGGGCCATCAAGTGACGATTGTGGAAAAGCGGGATCAGCCGGGAGGTCGTGCCTCTGTGTATCAACAAGACGGGTTCACGTTTGATGCGGGTCCCACCATCATTACAGCTCCTGATTTGATTCATGAGTTGTTTGAATTGAGCGATCGCAAAACGGAGGATTATGTCACCTTGGTGCCGCTCGACCCGTTCTACAATGTGCGGTTTGAAGATGGCTCCGTGTTTCACTACAACGGCGATCAAGATTACCTGATAAAGCAAATTCACCAGTTCAATCCGGGTGATGTAGAGGGCTACCATCGCTTCTACCGGGCATCAGAACAGGTGTTTGAGAAAGGGTTCCCCCTGATGACCCAGTCCTTTAGCCACTTCAGCGATATGCTCAAGGTTGCCCCGGATATGCTGCAATTGCAGTCCTTCAAATCTGTCGCAGGGTTTGTGAATCAATACATCCAAGATGAGCGATTGCGCCAAGTATTTAGCTTCCACCCACTACTGATTGGAGGTAATCTGTTTCAAAGCACCTCCGTCTACGCCATGATTCACAAACTGGAGCAAGCCTTTGGCGTTTGGTTTGCCATGGGGGGTACGGGAGCTTTGGTCCAAGCTTTGGCACGCCTGTTTCAGGAATTGGGTGGAGAGCTACAGCTCAATTGTGAAGTAGCCGAGATTTTGATCGATAGCAAAACGCAGCGGGCCACAGGTGTTGCCCTCAAAAGTGGACAGTTGCTGCCAGCCGAAGCGATCGTCACGAATGCCGATATTGCGTCTACTTACCTGGATCTGGTGCCGCCTCAGTTTCGCTGCAAGTATCGCGATCGCCACCTGGAAAGCCTGCGCTACTCGATGTCCTTATTTGTCTTGTACTTCGGGACCAATCGCCGGTATGACCAAATGGCGCACCATGAGATATTGATGGGGCCGCGTTACCGTGAATGGATAGTGGACTTGTTCGAGCGCAAGCACCTAGCCTCCGACTTCTCGCTCTATCTGCATCGTCCGACAGCCACCGATCCCACTCTGGCCCCACCCGGTTGTGATGCTTGGTATGCCCTGGCACCTGTGCCCAACCTGGACGGTCCCACCGATTGGCAGGAGAGGACCCAGCCTTACCGAGATGCAATTGTTCAGTATTTAGAACAGCAGTATCTACCAGACTTATCGCAGCACATCGTCACGGAGCGTGTGATTAATCCGCTCTACTTTCGCCATGAGTTAAATAGTTATAAGGGCAGTGCCTTTTCCGTGGAGCCCACGCTGTTTCAATCTGCTTGGTTTCGCCCCCATAATCGAAGTGAAGACATCTCGAATCTCTATTGTGTAGGAGCTGGGACACATCCCGGAGCAGGTCTACCAGGTGTGATGAGTTCTGGAAAAATTGTGGCGACCCTGATTGGTACCGCCTAGTGAGATTGCACTATCAGACACTTCAGGGAGGGCTATCCGCAGCAAAATTTAGCTAATCAATTTCAGCGCTAAAGATTAGCAAGCAGTTACCACAGTACAAAAGGGTGAAGGCAGTTTTAGATCAGTGCGTTAACGAGGGTAAAGGAGATGGTCAAGAAGAAAAAGAGTGAGAGGCCTTGGAGCTACAAACGTGCTCCTGATGGTTGGGAAGTCTGCCTGGACGGTAAAAGTAAAGGCATCGTGATCAAAGACGGTCCTGCTGAGACTCCTTGGAGATGGAAATCGCTGGGTCAGAGTGGAGGGCTTTACTGTACCCGGAATGAGGCTGCAGCAGCACTTTTGCAAGCGTATAAAGAAAAGTAAAAATAAGCTGGGGCTTTGTGTTGGAACAGAGGCGATCGCTTCCCCTCAGACCTCAACTGGAATACTGAGAAATTCCCCGTCGCTCTTAACTGTGTTATTGACGACGCTTCAGCCTCCTCGCAGTTCCGAGAACCCCAAAGGCTAAGATGCCGACCAACGAGGTAGGCTCTGGAACAGTTGCTACTTCACTGGTGACACTGACGTTTTCATCTAGACCGTCTCCTTGGTTATAGATGTAATCCAGTGCACCAGAGTCATTGAGCAGAGAGGCTCGTAAGAACAGTCCACTCCAACGAGCGATCGTTTCTGTCGCAATGTCCTGGTCTAACGTCGGTCGAACTGGGTCACGCAGGCTGTCTTCGTTGGTAATCCCATAGTGATTGGCACCTTGTATGGTGACCAATGCTTTAGGTGAATCTTGAATCTGCTCGTAAGTTTCTTCAACCGCAGCAAAATTACCCACAACCCCATCGCGATCGCCCGCGATTAAAGCCACAGGAATTCCGTCATTCTCAATGGGGGGAATCATGCCACCAAAGCGAGGATCTCTAAAGGTTGAGCCGTAAAAAACCCCTGCCATCAGTTCTGGTGGTCGGGAGAACCTACCCGTGCAAAGAAAAGGAAAGCAGATATCCTGAATGGCGCTCAGCCCAACGGCCCCGCCGAGAGAATGCCCAATCAACCCGAGTTTGTTAGGGTTCAGGAGGTTGGCGAGTGGAGAAGCCGTATTGGTGTTGGCGGCAGTGGCATAGGCCAGGACCTCATTGACCTGTTGCTGCTCTGGAAAGAAGCCGGTGAAAGCTTGTCCCGTCACGGGATCGGTCGCAGTTCTGATATGGTTTGGCACAATCACTGCAAAGCCATATTGAGCAACTTGACTCGCAAAGTTTGTGTAATCTGCTTTATCCACTAACGCGCCCTGTAGTAGTAGAACCACAGGCAGCGAATCGACAGAGGCATTGGGTGATGAAACCGGATAGTAAATGTCAGCTTCATCTGCGCCTGTCGCAGTGGGAAGATTAGTGCTGAAGCGATCGACGCGATCGAATACTGGTTTAGGACTCAAAGCAACCGCAGGAAGCCCCATTCCTAAGGCAAGACAAGCTGACCCGATGACGGCAATTGAGGGCTGCATCTGAATAGCTTTGATCATGGCTCTAAGCGGATAAACAGCAGAGAGACACTGCATGGCAAGAGCGTTCACCCTAGTTTGGGAAAACTACTCCTACTCGTAAACTAGCAGCGTGTCCGGGGCCATCCTCACCCATTGAGTCAAAGATTCCTAGTATTTTCCCTTGGACTTCACTAAAGCTTTAAAATTAGGTTTCCAGCCCTCTGAGAAAGTACGGAATCATATTTGGGTTTAGCATTAGGTCGTAGAGGGTCAGCAATATTTCAGGAGGCAATCGCGGTGGATTGGGCTGTGTGAGTTTAGGTCTGCGATCGCTAGGAAGCATAATCAATTTCAAAGCTTGCCAACCCCTGTTCAAACTTAATCAGCTTAAAAACTCCCATCACGCTTTGAGCGAGCCCTAGGTTTTCTACACCTAGCATTGTTCTGGGCTGGGGTGATCGGCAGGGCAAACGCATCTAAATTGGAGCAAGAGAGTGGGTGAGATACTGGATTAGAGCGTTTTAGCCAGAGACTCCTAACTGACCATGCCATCAACTGCTGCAAGCCTTCTAGAACATTTTGCCAGCTTAGCGGACCCTAGAGTTGAACGCAGCAAAGAGCATTTGCTCATAGACATTATCGGCATCACGATCTGCGCAGTCCTTTGTGGTGCGGATAGTTGGGTGGACATCGAAAACTATGGCAATGCCAAGCTGGAATGGTTGAAGCAGTTTTTGGCCTTGCCCAACGGGATTCCATTTTTCTCAATTGGATTGGAGCAGTCAGTGAACTTTGTAGCGGACAAATCATTGCGATAGACGGCAAGAGTTTACGTCACTCTTACGACACTGGCGGCAATCGAGGGGCAATTCACATGGTCAGTGCTTGGGCTTGCCAGAACCGTTTGGTTTTAGGCCAACACACGGTTGATGAGAAATCCAATGAGATTACGGCTATTCCCCAATTACTCAGAGTGTTGGCACTCGAAGGCTGTATTGTCACGAGTGATGCCATGGGCTGTCAAAAAACAATTGCCAAAGCCATTATTGACAAGCAAGCTGATTATGTCTTGGCTCTCAAAGCCAATCAAGGCAATTTGTATCGCGATGTGGTGCAACTGTTCGAGTATGCTCAGCACAATGGCTTCAAGGATATTGAGCATGCTTTCTATCAAACGGGCAGCGACGGACATGGTCGCATTGAAGTCAGACGACATTGGATGCTCGGACAAGTGAGTAATCTCACCAATGCTCAGCCGTGGGCAGGGTTCAATAGTATTGGCGTGGTGCAATCAGAGCGACGTATCAAGGGGCTAACTCAAGTGGAAACCCGCTACTACATTTCCAGTCTCTCTCCTGATGCTCATCGCTTTGCTGAAGCCGTTCGCTCTCATTGGGGCATTGAGAATTGTTTGCATTGGGTACTTGATGTGGCTTTTGCTGAAGATGCCAGTCGAGTTCGCAAAGACCATGCACCGGAGAATCTGGCTGTTATCCGTCATATCGCGCTTAATCTGTTGAGCCAAGAGAAGACTGCCAAGGGGGGAATGAAGGTCAAGCGCCTCAAAGCAGTCTGGGATAATGATTATCTGGCTAAAGTCTTTGCTCAATAAGATGCGTTTGCCCTGGGGTGATCGGGGATTGACTCACGCACATCAAAAAACATCTGCTTTAACTGGTCGAGTCAGTCATAGCTGTAAGACCCAACCTTTACTTGACGTAGCTATCAGAATACAACCTCAGCAGGTGCATCTACATCAATCGCTCGAAAATACGCTTCATCACTCCCGTCTATGTAGCGATCGCACGGGAACAGCAGCAATCTCTCTTCCAGGGTTGAGCTGAGGTATAGTTGTCCCCCTCCAGGTCCGAAGTACTGCTTTAATCAGGATTGCAGCATTTCTCAATTGCTGGCAGGAGGCGTGGCTGGGTAGAGAGCCTCCCCATCATACAGTTTTTTCCGCCTCGTTGTAGATGGGTTTACCCTGCTCTTGAATTGTCTTGATTAATACATTTTGACTTGTGAGTTAATGCAATGAATAGATGCAGCTCTTCACTAGATTGATTAACTTTATTTATTAGCTGGACTCTTAAAATAATATGATCAGTCGCGCGATTCCTGTTACTGTCATTACCGGCTATTTGGGATCTGGAAAGACCACACTACTTAATCGCATTTTAACATTTGAGCATGGCAAGAAAGTTGCTGTGATTGTTAATGAGTTTGGCGATGTCGGAATTGATGGTCAGCTTGTGATGAATGCTGATGAAGAAATTTTGGAAATGAATAATGGTTGTATCTGCTGCACAGTGAGAGGTGATTTAATTCGGATCATTAGTAATCTTTTGGAGAGGCAGGAAAAGTTTGATCATTTGGTCATTGAAACCACGGGTTTAGCAGATCCAGCACCTGTGATTCAATCTTTCTTTGTTGATGAAGCAATGCATTCAAAAACAGAGCTAGATGCCGTTGTGACGGTGGTCGATGTAAAACATATTTGGAATCACTGGGATAGCAGTGAGGCTCAGGAACAAATTGCCTTCGCCGATGTCATTGTTCTCAATAAAATGGATCTCGTTTCTTCAGAGCAGGCAGACGTTTTAGAGAAACGAATTCGAGCTGCTAACGCGATCGCAAAAATCCATCGGACTCAGAATTGTGAGCTAGAGATTGGTGCAATTTTAGGCGTGAAAGCTTTTGATCTGAAAAATGCCCTATCGATCGATCCCGAATTTCTAGGCGAAGACGCCCACGAACATGATGAAACGGTGACATCTATCTCGATTGTGGAAACAGGGTCTGTTAGTAGTGACAAGCTTACCACCTGGCTAAATCAGCTCGTACAGGCACAGGGACAGAACATCTTTCGGATGAAGGGCATTTTGAATGTCGATGACGAGGATCGGCGGTTTGTGCTTCAGGGAGTTCATATGCTTTTAGACGGCAGACCCGGAAAGCCTTGGAAGCCAAATGAAAATCGTCGAAATGAAATGGTTTTTATCGGTCGTGATCTCCCTGAAGCAGTTTTGAAAGAAGGGTTTCAGTCTTGCTTGGTTTAAGTGATTGGCGAAGTCTCTAAATATGAAATTTCCATTCCTTAAAAGGAGCTTCTCTAATGAGAAAGTTGGATGCTTATAGTATCAGCATTGGAGTTTTAGGTGCAGTTGATACTTATCTGACAGCTACATTGATTCTTGTTCCTGTATGGGTAACATTTATTGCTTGGGCATCTTTCTTTATCCTAGGTGGTAAGTCTTCAGGGCTGAAGCAAAGTATTGCCTCTAACCTGACGGGAATTACGATCGCCTCTCTCACTCTGTTAAGCATTGCCTTACTAAATGCCAATCCTTTGGTTGCTGCAATTTGTGTTGGGATGGGCAGTGCTGCGATGGTACAAGCCTCTAAAATTCCTCTACTCACTGCAGTGCCAGCAATTGTTTGGGGGTTTGCTTCTACGGTTGGTACTACTGCTGCAACAGGCAACCCCATTACCGCGCCAGGGTTAGACAATCCTGCCTTGGTTACTGCAGTAGCAATGATATTGGGCAATGTGTTTGGCTATTTGTCAGAAATATGGGGTGATGCTATGACTCAGGAGCAAACTTCTGTGGGAAAACGCACCTACGTCTGAAGCGATCGCGCCATTCAGAGTATCCATGATTGTTTTGGTTAAATGAGGTGAGTGAATGAAACTACAGCACTATATCGGTGGTTTGGAAGGACTGGAGCCATCTAGTTTTGAAAAGCGTGTCTTCGTCCAGTCTTGGGAGGAGCGAATCTTTGGAATTCACGTTGCCATGATGGGCTTGAGTGATCATTTAGAAGCCGTTAAGACAGTGCCCACTCAGTTCAAGAGTTGCTGGACCTGGGGACACCTCCGCAAAGGTGCTGAAGGTTTAAATCCATTTGATTATTTCAAATATCGCTATTACGAGAAATGGTTGGGCGGTATTTCCGGTTTCTTTATGGAATCGGGATACGTATCCTCAGAGGAATTAGATGCCAAAACGACGGCATATTTGGAGAACCCAGCAGCTCCCTTACCCAAGGGTGGAGAACCCGCGATCGATGAGCAGGTAATGGAGTATTTGCGTGTAGGGGACTCCCCAAAAGTCGATGTAGCAGTTCAACCAAAATTTAAAGTAGGGGATGTGGTGACAGTCAAAAATCCCCCACCTGTCGCACATTGCAAGTTGCCAGGTTATCTCCGGATGAAGCAAGGTGTGATAGACGAGGTCTATGAAGGGGCGTACAACTACTACTTTTCAACAGGCGATGGAGTAGGCAATTCAATGCCCATCTATAACGTAAAGTTTGACTCCCACGATATTTGGGATAACCTGAGCGAACCGAAGACGTGGATTTATGTGCAAATTTTTGAAGGGTATTTAGATGACCCTGCTTAATCGTTTCGTAGGCATTGCTTGGATTGAGGAAACGACAGTATGACAGAAAATATCGATCGTGAAACCCACAGCGCAGCGCGTGTTCGAGCATTAGAATCCCTTTTGATTGAGAAGGGAATCATCACTGGCGAAACCGTTGATAAGGTGATTGAGTTTTTTGAAAAAGATATGGGACCGTTTAACGGTGCCAAGATTGTTGCTAAAGCCTGGGTTGATCCCACGTTTAAGCAACGTTTGTTGGAAGACACTCCTGCGGCGATCGCTGAAATGAATTTCCCCCGTGGTATGACGGGTGCGGAAGGAGAACACATGAAGGCAGTCGAAAACACCCAAGAGGTTCATAACTTGATTGTTTGCACAATGTGCTCTTGCTATCCGTGGCCCGTCTTAGGGTTGCCTCCGTACTGGTTTAAGGACCCCACCTTTCGAGCTAGGGCGATTCGGGAACCGCGCAAAGTCTTGCAAGAGTTTGGGCTAGAGATTCCCGAATCTATTCAGGTTGCCGTTTGGGATACGAGTGCTCAAATTCGTTGGTTTGTCATTCCTGAACGTCCTATGGGAACGGAAGGCTGGACAGAGGAGCAATTGGCCGCGATTGTGACACCAGAAGCGATGCAGGGTGCGGCAAAGGTTGTTGTCCCTACTTAAACTTAGCAGCAGATGAGGAGACATAAAAATGGCCCCAGTGTTCATGCCATTCATTAAATTCATCATTCTCATAAGTGAGTAGGAGCAACTATGCAAGTGAAATTTGAGCAGTTTGCAGCCACCAGTATGTTGGGTAGTGCAGATGCTCCACCCCGTAATAATGGTGAGTTGTTATTTCAACGTCCCTGGGAAGGACGCGCCTTTGGGATGGCAATCGCGCTATCCAAAAAGGGGCATTATGAGTGGGAGGACTTTCGGCAGGGATTGATTGCCTCGATCGCGGAGTGGGAAGCAACCCACTGTAAGGATGACCCTGAATGGGATTACTATCAGCGCTGGTTACTGGCTTTGGAGCGCTTAGCCGTGGAATCGAACCTCCTTGATCCAGCTGAGGTGGATCAGCGTACCGCCGAACTATTGGCTCAGGAAACCCAGTCGGTTTGATCTGTTGAATACTCTCTGTGTCGCCACTATTGCTCACTCTAAAATTTGCACTATGCCTCAACAGTTACTTCGATCTATCTCCTTGAGAACGTTCAACCTAACCCGAGTCCTACAACTGACCACAGTTTTGCTGATGCTGTTTATCAGCACCTCTGCCTTGGCACATCACCCAATGGGTGGCAAAACACCCTCTAACTTCGTCGAAGGCTTTTTGTCTGGGGTGGCGCATCCCGTGATTGGGTTCGATCATTTTGCCTTTATTGTGGCTGTTGGCTTACTAGCCGCCACCAAACGGCAGGGCATTTTAATTGCGATCGCGTTTGTGTTATCTGCAATGGTCGGCACTGGGCTGCATCTGATGGGGGTTAGTTTGCTCGGAGCAGAATTATTGATTTCAGGCTCAGTTTTGCTATTCGGCATTTTGCTGGTGTTGAAAGACAGCCCTAACACATTGCTGATTATGGCTTTGGCAGCGCTAGCTGGCATGTGTCACGGGTATGCTTATGGCGAAGCGATTTTCGGCGCTTCTATGGTTCCCCTCCTTGCTTATTTGCTAGGGTTCACCGTTATCCAAATGGGAATTACGACCAGTGTAATGATGCTGAGTCAATCTTTATCACAACGTAAGGATGCCTCCCAAATGTCGTTTAAGATCCGGTTCGCTGGATTCGTGCTATGTGGTATTGGTGCAGCTTTTTTCTCGTCTCAACTGATCGATACTATTTTGCCTACACTAAATAATTAGACAGGAAATCATAGGTTCCAGCTTTGATTTACACAAAAATCCGGCCACTTCCTCGCAGGAGTGTGTCAAGAATTTTGTGTAAGCCAGATTCGGAATCAGTGGGATAGACGATCGGAAAACTCGATAGCAAAGCGTGAGAGC
The window above is part of the Trichocoleus sp. FACHB-46 genome. Proteins encoded here:
- a CDS encoding DUF1097 domain-containing protein; translated protein: MRKLDAYSISIGVLGAVDTYLTATLILVPVWVTFIAWASFFILGGKSSGLKQSIASNLTGITIASLTLLSIALLNANPLVAAICVGMGSAAMVQASKIPLLTAVPAIVWGFASTVGTTAATGNPITAPGLDNPALVTAVAMILGNVFGYLSEIWGDAMTQEQTSVGKRTYV
- a CDS encoding HupE/UreJ family protein, with protein sequence MPQQLLRSISLRTFNLTRVLQLTTVLLMLFISTSALAHHPMGGKTPSNFVEGFLSGVAHPVIGFDHFAFIVAVGLLAATKRQGILIAIAFVLSAMVGTGLHLMGVSLLGAELLISGSVLLFGILLVLKDSPNTLLIMALAALAGMCHGYAYGEAIFGASMVPLLAYLLGFTVIQMGITTSVMMLSQSLSQRKDASQMSFKIRFAGFVLCGIGAAFFSSQLIDTILPTLNN
- the nthB gene encoding nitrile hydratase subunit beta is translated as MKLQHYIGGLEGLEPSSFEKRVFVQSWEERIFGIHVAMMGLSDHLEAVKTVPTQFKSCWTWGHLRKGAEGLNPFDYFKYRYYEKWLGGISGFFMESGYVSSEELDAKTTAYLENPAAPLPKGGEPAIDEQVMEYLRVGDSPKVDVAVQPKFKVGDVVTVKNPPPVAHCKLPGYLRMKQGVIDEVYEGAYNYYFSTGDGVGNSMPIYNVKFDSHDIWDNLSEPKTWIYVQIFEGYLDDPA
- a CDS encoding nitrile hydratase accessory protein, with protein sequence MQVKFEQFAATSMLGSADAPPRNNGELLFQRPWEGRAFGMAIALSKKGHYEWEDFRQGLIASIAEWEATHCKDDPEWDYYQRWLLALERLAVESNLLDPAEVDQRTAELLAQETQSV
- the nthA gene encoding nitrile hydratase subunit alpha, which encodes MTENIDRETHSAARVRALESLLIEKGIITGETVDKVIEFFEKDMGPFNGAKIVAKAWVDPTFKQRLLEDTPAAIAEMNFPRGMTGAEGEHMKAVENTQEVHNLIVCTMCSCYPWPVLGLPPYWFKDPTFRARAIREPRKVLQEFGLEIPESIQVAVWDTSAQIRWFVIPERPMGTEGWTEEQLAAIVTPEAMQGAAKVVVPT
- a CDS encoding phytoene desaturase, which produces MQIIVIGSGFGGLSAAIRLQAQGHQVTIVEKRDQPGGRASVYQQDGFTFDAGPTIITAPDLIHELFELSDRKTEDYVTLVPLDPFYNVRFEDGSVFHYNGDQDYLIKQIHQFNPGDVEGYHRFYRASEQVFEKGFPLMTQSFSHFSDMLKVAPDMLQLQSFKSVAGFVNQYIQDERLRQVFSFHPLLIGGNLFQSTSVYAMIHKLEQAFGVWFAMGGTGALVQALARLFQELGGELQLNCEVAEILIDSKTQRATGVALKSGQLLPAEAIVTNADIASTYLDLVPPQFRCKYRDRHLESLRYSMSLFVLYFGTNRRYDQMAHHEILMGPRYREWIVDLFERKHLASDFSLYLHRPTATDPTLAPPGCDAWYALAPVPNLDGPTDWQERTQPYRDAIVQYLEQQYLPDLSQHIVTERVINPLYFRHELNSYKGSAFSVEPTLFQSAWFRPHNRSEDISNLYCVGAGTHPGAGLPGVMSSGKIVATLIGTA
- a CDS encoding PEP-CTERM sorting domain-containing protein; this translates as MQCLSAVYPLRAMIKAIQMQPSIAVIGSACLALGMGLPAVALSPKPVFDRVDRFSTNLPTATGADEADIYYPVSSPNASVDSLPVVLLLQGALVDKADYTNFASQVAQYGFAVIVPNHIRTATDPVTGQAFTGFFPEQQQVNEVLAYATAANTNTASPLANLLNPNKLGLIGHSLGGAVGLSAIQDICFPFLCTGRFSRPPELMAGVFYGSTFRDPRFGGMIPPIENDGIPVALIAGDRDGVVGNFAAVEETYEQIQDSPKALVTIQGANHYGITNEDSLRDPVRPTLDQDIATETIARWSGLFLRASLLNDSGALDYIYNQGDGLDENVSVTSEVATVPEPTSLVGILAFGVLGTARRLKRRQ
- a CDS encoding GTP-binding protein, which translates into the protein MISRAIPVTVITGYLGSGKTTLLNRILTFEHGKKVAVIVNEFGDVGIDGQLVMNADEEILEMNNGCICCTVRGDLIRIISNLLERQEKFDHLVIETTGLADPAPVIQSFFVDEAMHSKTELDAVVTVVDVKHIWNHWDSSEAQEQIAFADVIVLNKMDLVSSEQADVLEKRIRAANAIAKIHRTQNCELEIGAILGVKAFDLKNALSIDPEFLGEDAHEHDETVTSISIVETGSVSSDKLTTWLNQLVQAQGQNIFRMKGILNVDDEDRRFVLQGVHMLLDGRPGKPWKPNENRRNEMVFIGRDLPEAVLKEGFQSCLV